A section of the Festucalex cinctus isolate MCC-2025b chromosome 9, RoL_Fcin_1.0, whole genome shotgun sequence genome encodes:
- the csnk1a1 gene encoding casein kinase I isoform X5 → MDLLGPSLEDLFNFCSRRFTMKTVLMLADQMISRIEYVHTKNFIHRDIKPDNFLMGIGRHCNKCLDSSVGKRKRSLAVSSSQDPSFSGLNQLFLIDFGLAKKYRDNRTRQHIPYREDKNLTGTARYASINAHLGIEQSRRDDMESLGYVLMYFNRTSLPWQGLKAATKKQKYEKISEKKMSTPVEILCKGFPAEFSMYLNYCRGLRFEEAPDYMYLRQLFRILFRTLNHQYDYTFDWTMLKQKAAQQGASSGGQGQQAQTPTGKQTDKSKPNMKGF, encoded by the exons ATGGACCTACTTGGCCCCAGCCTCGAAGACCTGTTCAACTTCTGCTCTCGACGCTTCACCATGAAGACGGTCCTTATGCTTGCAGACCAG ATGATCAGCAGAATTGAATATGTACACACAAAAAACTTCATCCACAGAGATATCAAACCAGACAACTTTCTCATGGGCATCGGCCGGCATTGTAACAAG TGTTTAGACTCGTCAGTggggaagaggaaaagaagCTTGGCGGTTAGCTCTTCTCAGGACCCATCTTTCTCAGGATTAAACCAG TTGTTCCTTATTGACTTTGGATTGGCAAAGAAGTACAGAGATAACCGAACACGACAGCACATCCCCTACAGAGAAGACAAGAACCTGACCGGCACCGCACGTTATGCCTCCATCAATGCACACCTGGGCATTGAACAAAG TCGCCGTGATGACATGGAGTCACTAGGCTATGTGCTGATGTACTTCAACAGAACCAGTCTACCATGGCAAGGACTGAAG GCTGCCACAAAGAAGCAGAAGTATGAGAAAATCTCAGAGAAGAAGATGTCTACCCCAGTGGAGATCCTCTGTAAG GGTTTCCCAGCAGAATTTTCCATGTATCTGAACTATTGCCGTGGCCTACGCTTCGAGGAGGCTCCAGACTACATGTATCTGCGCCAACTCTTCCGCATCCTCTTCAG GACTTTGAACCACCAGTATGACTACACATTCGACTGGACCATGCTGAAACAAAAAGCAGCGCAGCAGGGGGCCTCCTCCGGGGGCCAAGGCCAACAGGCACAAACCCCCACAGGCAAGCAAACTGACAAATCCAAGCCTAACATGAAAG